A window from Blastocatellia bacterium encodes these proteins:
- the tatA gene encoding twin-arginine translocase TatA/TatE family subunit, whose amino-acid sequence MGFPELLIILVIVLLLFGARRLPEIGGSLGRAITEFKRGLHQEDNKRDEPDKPVQDTNETTKETA is encoded by the coding sequence ATCGGATTCCCGGAACTGTTGATCATCCTGGTCATTGTCCTTCTGTTGTTCGGCGCACGGCGGCTGCCGGAAATCGGCGGCTCGCTTGGCCGCGCAATCACGGAGTTCAAGCGAGGACTCCACCAGGAAGACAACAAACGCGATGAGCCGGACAAGCCGGTTCAGGACACGAACGAAACCACAAAAGAGACGGCATGA
- a CDS encoding DegQ family serine endoprotease — MAEGRVLKIRMWVGAVGLAVALIVGGVAGSLVTAKSQGVPFGSGQAVPMYIANDRARGDAHAPLPMTFAPIVKPAMAAVVNISSSKMVRTPGAGPWAPFFNDPFFRRFFGDQFQFNVPRERREQSLGSGVIISPEGYLLTNNHVVDGATDIRVFLDDNRELKARIVGTDPKTDVAVLKVDAGNLPTLTLGDSSKVQVGDLVFAIGNPFGLSRTVTMGIVSATGRGNLGIEDYEDFIQTDAPINPGNSGGALINARGELIGINTAILSSGAAGNQGIGFAIPVNMARHVMEQILRHGKVVRGYLGVTIQPVTSAIAKAFGLSQARGALVADVRPDSPAAHSGLAKGDIILELNGQPIHESRELQLKIAQAAPGTTVRLKVFRNGQERDVSVTLGELPSPESRGNQSNEQASALDSVSVDDLTPQVARQLGLPISTRGVVIVDVEPGSTAADAGLQRGDVIQEVNRQPVTTVREFERAVDQAGNGPVLLLVNRSGQSFYVVIESQ, encoded by the coding sequence ATGGCAGAGGGAAGGGTGTTAAAAATACGAATGTGGGTAGGAGCCGTCGGGCTGGCGGTGGCGCTGATTGTGGGCGGAGTGGCTGGATCACTGGTCACCGCTAAGAGCCAAGGAGTGCCGTTCGGCTCAGGCCAGGCGGTTCCCATGTACATCGCGAACGACAGGGCGAGAGGTGACGCTCACGCGCCATTGCCTATGACCTTTGCTCCCATTGTCAAACCGGCGATGGCTGCGGTCGTGAATATCTCTTCCTCGAAGATGGTTCGCACGCCAGGGGCAGGTCCCTGGGCGCCGTTCTTCAACGACCCGTTCTTCCGACGATTCTTCGGTGACCAATTCCAGTTCAACGTTCCGCGCGAGCGGCGCGAGCAGAGCCTGGGCTCCGGCGTCATCATCAGCCCTGAAGGGTACCTCCTCACGAACAACCACGTGGTTGATGGCGCCACAGATATTAGGGTTTTTCTGGACGATAACCGCGAACTCAAAGCGCGCATTGTGGGCACCGACCCGAAAACTGACGTGGCCGTACTGAAAGTTGATGCCGGCAATCTACCGACGCTCACACTGGGCGATTCCTCGAAGGTTCAAGTGGGTGATCTTGTGTTTGCGATTGGCAATCCCTTTGGTCTCAGCCGGACGGTGACCATGGGGATTGTCAGTGCCACCGGGCGCGGCAACCTCGGAATCGAAGATTATGAGGACTTCATCCAGACGGACGCTCCCATCAATCCGGGTAATTCCGGCGGGGCGCTCATCAATGCACGTGGCGAGTTGATCGGCATCAACACGGCGATCCTCTCTAGCGGCGCCGCAGGCAATCAGGGCATCGGGTTCGCCATCCCTGTCAATATGGCCCGTCACGTGATGGAGCAAATCCTCCGGCACGGAAAAGTGGTCCGTGGTTATTTAGGTGTGACTATCCAGCCCGTGACGTCGGCTATTGCCAAAGCCTTCGGGCTCAGCCAGGCGCGCGGGGCGCTGGTAGCCGATGTCCGGCCCGACAGCCCGGCGGCACACAGTGGTTTGGCCAAAGGCGACATTATCCTTGAACTTAACGGCCAGCCCATCCATGAAAGTCGTGAGCTCCAACTGAAGATCGCTCAGGCAGCGCCGGGGACCACCGTGCGCCTGAAAGTCTTCCGCAACGGTCAGGAACGCGACGTGTCGGTCACCCTGGGTGAGCTGCCGAGCCCGGAGTCTCGCGGCAATCAGAGCAACGAGCAGGCGAGCGCCCTCGACAGTGTGAGCGTTGATGATCTCACGCCGCAAGTGGCCCGGCAGTTGGGCCTGCCGATCTCCACGCGCGGCGTCGTGATCGTTGACGTGGAACCCGGGAGCACGGCAGCCGACGCCGGCTTACAACGCGGCGATGTGATTCAAGAGGTGAATCGTCAACCTGTCACCACCGTCCGTGAGTTCGAGCGCGCCGTTGATCAGGCGGGAAATGGCCCTGTGCTGCTGCTCGTGAATCGGAGCGGACAATCGTTCTACGTCGTCATCGAGTCGCAATGA
- a CDS encoding BON domain-containing protein, with protein sequence MMVMERTMLVLLIVMSLGGRAAFVMAQQSRSRLSDETIKTLVEHRLIKHHLQRENNITVLVEDGIVTLTGTVRSLAEKLQAEKDARGFDDVVAVENRLTVLPGSLSDQQIADAVARNIRTYAFYDIFDWITGDVNSGVVTLKGWVREPWRKNDYERLAARVPGVRAVQNEIQVLPTSIFDDQLRIRIARLIYHNPEFERYAFQPYPPIHIIVDNGNVILEGVVNNSVERQVAETIVRGDTLAFSVTNNLKVETLRQQQQ encoded by the coding sequence ATGATGGTAATGGAAAGAACGATGCTGGTTTTGCTGATCGTTATGAGTCTGGGCGGGCGCGCGGCTTTCGTGATGGCTCAACAGAGTCGCAGTCGCCTGTCGGATGAGACGATCAAGACACTGGTGGAGCACCGACTCATCAAGCACCACCTGCAGCGAGAGAATAACATCACGGTGTTGGTTGAAGATGGCATCGTGACGCTGACAGGAACCGTGCGCAGCTTGGCTGAGAAGCTGCAAGCGGAGAAAGACGCGCGCGGCTTCGATGATGTTGTTGCAGTGGAGAACCGCTTGACCGTTCTGCCAGGCAGTCTTTCTGATCAGCAGATTGCTGACGCCGTGGCCAGAAACATCCGCACGTATGCGTTCTACGACATCTTCGATTGGATCACGGGTGACGTGAACAGCGGTGTGGTGACGTTGAAGGGATGGGTGCGTGAGCCGTGGCGCAAAAACGATTACGAGCGGCTGGCTGCCCGTGTGCCTGGTGTCAGGGCCGTGCAGAACGAGATTCAGGTTCTCCCCACTTCGATCTTTGACGATCAATTGCGCATTCGGATCGCCCGGTTGATCTATCATAACCCGGAGTTTGAGCGATATGCGTTCCAACCCTATCCGCCGATCCACATTATCGTTGATAATGGGAACGTCATCCTCGAAGGTGTGGTCAATAATTCGGTCGAGCGACAGGTGGCCGAGACGATTGTGCGAGGTGATACGTTGGCGTTCAGTGTGACGAACAATCTCAAGGTAGAAACGCTACGACAGCAGCAGCAGTAG
- a CDS encoding sigma-54 dependent transcriptional regulator: MSQDRVPLMLVVDDDRSALESLAEVLQKEGYAVVRARSGAEALEALSFENLELVLTDLRMREIDGMKVLEETRARRPDIPVIVMTAFAAMDTAIEAISKGAYDYISKPFKLDHLRLVVRRALEQAALRRENRKLRSTIEERQTEADIIGRSPEMVEVYKLIARVAPLQTTVLIQGESGTGKEMVARLIHKISGRRGPFKAINCGALTETLLESELFGYVKGAFTGATSNKVGIFEAAHGGTVFLDEISNTTPALQMKLLRVLEEREVLRVGSTEPIHVDVRIVAATNQPLEELVRTHAFREDLFYRLKVVTLDLPPLRQRRGDIPLLLDHFVRRYAAASSKTIAIHESVYPMLSRYDWPGNVRELENAVERAIALNSSGVLTPEDFPEEIRRGQPSALPPPVSVDSFVTLAEKEKEYILEVLEATNHNASRAAEILNIDRRTLYRILERHGIRRS, from the coding sequence ATGAGCCAAGATCGAGTCCCCTTGATGTTGGTCGTAGATGATGATCGGTCGGCTTTGGAATCTTTGGCCGAGGTGCTCCAAAAAGAAGGTTACGCCGTCGTGCGAGCCAGAAGCGGAGCAGAGGCCTTGGAAGCGCTTTCGTTCGAGAACCTGGAGCTGGTGCTGACCGACTTGCGCATGCGCGAGATTGACGGGATGAAAGTGTTAGAGGAAACGCGCGCGCGACGTCCGGACATTCCGGTCATCGTCATGACCGCATTTGCTGCGATGGATACTGCAATTGAGGCCATCAGCAAAGGAGCCTACGATTACATCAGCAAACCGTTCAAGCTGGATCATCTGCGATTGGTGGTACGGCGGGCGTTGGAGCAAGCCGCGCTCCGGCGGGAGAACCGGAAGCTGCGCTCGACGATTGAAGAACGTCAGACGGAGGCCGACATCATCGGTCGCAGTCCGGAGATGGTGGAAGTTTATAAGCTGATTGCTCGGGTCGCGCCGCTGCAAACTACGGTGCTGATCCAAGGCGAGAGCGGGACGGGCAAGGAGATGGTCGCGCGCTTGATCCACAAGATCAGTGGTCGCCGTGGTCCATTTAAGGCGATCAACTGTGGAGCGCTCACTGAGACGCTGCTCGAAAGCGAGCTATTCGGGTACGTGAAGGGCGCGTTCACCGGAGCGACAAGCAATAAGGTGGGTATCTTTGAGGCTGCTCACGGTGGGACGGTGTTTCTCGATGAGATTTCCAATACCACCCCCGCCTTACAAATGAAACTCCTTCGGGTACTCGAAGAGCGCGAAGTGCTCCGTGTTGGTTCGACTGAACCTATTCATGTGGATGTCCGCATTGTGGCGGCGACCAACCAACCGCTCGAAGAGCTGGTGCGGACGCATGCGTTTCGCGAGGATCTTTTCTATCGCTTGAAGGTCGTCACTCTTGATCTTCCGCCACTACGCCAGCGTCGGGGCGATATTCCTCTTTTGCTGGATCATTTTGTCCGCCGGTATGCAGCGGCCTCTTCAAAGACCATCGCCATCCACGAATCAGTTTATCCGATGCTGAGCCGGTATGACTGGCCGGGCAATGTGCGGGAGCTGGAAAATGCTGTCGAGCGGGCCATCGCGCTGAACTCCAGCGGAGTTCTCACGCCGGAAGACTTTCCCGAAGAAATTCGCCGAGGTCAACCGAGTGCGTTGCCGCCTCCGGTGAGCGTTGATTCGTTTGTGACGTTAGCCGAGAAGGAAAAGGAATACATCCTGGAAGTTCTCGAAGCCACCAACCACAATGCTTCACGAGCAGCAGAGATATTGAACATTGACCGGCGCACGCTCTATCGCATCCTCGAACGTCATGGCATCCGTCGCAGTTGA
- a CDS encoding ATP-binding protein: MSKRWNNSKWSIQTRILVLTLVICIFVLAVTEWLVTLSSIRALERARGERIETVARYLTDEAERFPAAGFPPDFQTHVREFIEMGFNISRVDIYADFDGELKLVQSSSVSGDRALEGQELAALQSGTAETFITKEGSGRLLFSVHPLEFSDGRRGFLTVVKPLQVVDEILAIHVRMGLYSVIVASLLLVLAITWLFRTTVYRSVRHLVAVMQRFQTGEVSARADEDLVGEFGQLACHFNRMLEEIQRLQENLQQGIEEATAELAKRNRELRELNLQLYEAQKRLTQAERLALAGQLTATFAHEVGSPLSAVSTHLQMLMEECRSDSLVYARLRLVSEQIDRVCAIVENLLATTRQPRRRVPVDLEEIILKVAHLLSPTMESRQIRFEFKGSGGPFLTEGDPDQLQQLFLNLFNNSLDAIPGAGTLSVEIRREPPAEKGALSDFRIDVRDSGIGISADRLQHIFDPLFTTKEFGKGSGLGLAVSKKIVRQHGGQISVSSTPGQGSCFTILLPEVRQLEQDWQEPQAVREVEV, from the coding sequence ATGTCAAAGCGTTGGAACAACTCCAAGTGGTCCATACAAACTCGCATCTTGGTTTTGACGCTGGTGATCTGCATTTTTGTCCTGGCGGTCACCGAGTGGCTCGTTACACTGAGTTCGATACGGGCACTAGAGCGTGCACGCGGAGAGCGGATCGAAACTGTGGCTCGCTATCTGACCGACGAAGCGGAGCGCTTTCCGGCGGCTGGCTTTCCGCCTGACTTTCAGACCCACGTGCGTGAGTTCATAGAAATGGGGTTCAATATCAGTCGGGTAGATATCTATGCTGACTTCGACGGGGAGCTGAAGCTGGTTCAGTCTAGCTCCGTCAGTGGGGACCGTGCGCTGGAAGGTCAAGAACTGGCTGCCTTACAGAGTGGTACGGCGGAGACCTTCATAACCAAGGAGGGATCGGGGCGGTTGCTCTTTTCTGTGCACCCGCTTGAATTCAGCGACGGGCGGCGGGGATTTCTGACGGTCGTCAAACCGTTGCAGGTGGTAGACGAGATTCTAGCCATCCATGTTCGCATGGGCCTCTACTCGGTCATCGTGGCCAGCTTGCTCTTGGTTTTAGCGATCACCTGGTTGTTTCGTACGACAGTGTATCGGAGCGTGCGTCACCTGGTGGCAGTGATGCAGCGGTTTCAAACGGGCGAGGTTTCGGCGCGGGCCGATGAAGATTTGGTTGGTGAGTTCGGTCAGTTGGCGTGCCACTTTAATCGCATGCTCGAGGAAATTCAACGGCTACAGGAGAACCTGCAACAAGGCATCGAGGAGGCCACTGCCGAGTTGGCCAAGCGCAACCGCGAGCTGCGAGAACTGAACTTGCAGTTGTACGAAGCCCAAAAACGGCTGACGCAGGCCGAACGTTTGGCGCTGGCTGGGCAACTGACGGCCACGTTTGCGCACGAGGTTGGCTCGCCGCTGAGCGCCGTCTCGACTCATCTGCAAATGCTGATGGAGGAGTGCCGGTCAGATTCGCTGGTCTACGCTCGCCTGCGTTTGGTCAGTGAGCAGATTGATCGGGTCTGCGCTATCGTAGAGAATCTCTTGGCAACGACTCGGCAGCCGCGTCGCCGTGTCCCGGTAGATTTAGAGGAGATCATCCTTAAAGTGGCTCATCTACTTAGTCCGACAATGGAGTCGCGGCAAATTCGATTTGAGTTTAAGGGAAGCGGTGGGCCGTTCTTGACCGAAGGGGATCCAGACCAATTACAACAACTCTTCCTCAACCTGTTCAACAATTCGCTGGATGCGATCCCGGGCGCGGGCACGCTGTCGGTAGAGATCCGGCGCGAGCCGCCGGCTGAAAAAGGTGCGCTGAGCGATTTTCGGATTGATGTGCGCGATTCTGGCATTGGGATTTCAGCCGACCGGCTGCAACATATTTTTGATCCGCTCTTCACCACCAAAGAGTTTGGCAAGGGGAGCGGCCTGGGCTTGGCCGTGAGCAAGAAGATCGTCCGTCAACATGGAGGTCAGATTTCGGTGAGCAGTACGCCGGGGCAGGGTAGCTGCTTCACCATTCTCTTACCTGAAGTCCGCCAGCTTGAGCAAGACTGGCAGGAGCCACAGGCAGTGCGGGAGGTCGAAGTGTGA
- a CDS encoding 3-deoxy-D-manno-octulosonic acid transferase, giving the protein MAAGFQPAVLSSALGTIAPPSSLFHEDDSPHSSLTLPTVCTMLPTPIRHKPSMYYLYTIGLCLSIATLVPLFLVRGIRANKYLHSFRQRLAMTLPCLPHDRPIIWIHAVSVGEVLAAQPLIQALLSHLSNYQIVLSTTTETGQLIASRRLPLSGIQRFYFPLDVPYVIRRILNTVKPTLVLIMETEIWPNFLRLCSHKNIPVLLVNGRISERSFRRYKLIKSFFRSVLNHFHLLLMQSQQDAARALALGAQSQKVIITGNLKYDVFPPSEPPDLASIAKQLQPSDHDIIIAGSTVTGEEPIILEAFTQLIRKRISTNSHQHPKKLRLILAPRHPERWAEVEHLLKASGLHYIRRSALPCPELSPAHVILLDSMGELAFLYSLARIAFVGGSLVPAGGHNILEPALFGKPIVVGPYMANFQQITAAFLEAGALIQLRHDPQRTFAEQLLDTFESLLENEPQSKAMGQTAKQLIEQHRGATAKTLAHIKSLLEQRASEPTLPSC; this is encoded by the coding sequence GTGGCTGCTGGCTTCCAGCCGGCCGTTCTCAGCTCGGCCCTTGGGACTATCGCACCGCCATCCTCTCTTTTCCATGAAGATGACTCACCACATAGTTCCTTGACCCTGCCAACCGTTTGTACTATGTTGCCAACTCCAATTCGGCACAAACCGTCTATGTATTACCTCTACACGATAGGATTATGCTTGAGCATAGCCACCCTGGTTCCCCTTTTCCTGGTCAGGGGAATTCGCGCGAACAAGTATCTGCACAGCTTTCGTCAACGGCTCGCCATGACGTTGCCCTGCCTTCCCCATGATAGGCCAATAATCTGGATTCACGCCGTCTCTGTTGGAGAGGTCTTGGCCGCTCAGCCCCTTATCCAAGCCCTCTTAAGTCACCTGTCAAACTATCAAATTGTCCTCTCTACAACAACTGAAACAGGACAACTGATCGCTTCTCGTCGTCTGCCCTTGTCCGGTATCCAGCGGTTCTATTTCCCCCTTGACGTGCCATACGTTATCAGACGGATACTCAACACGGTCAAACCTACACTCGTGCTCATCATGGAAACTGAAATATGGCCCAACTTCCTCCGCCTGTGCTCGCACAAAAATATCCCCGTACTGCTCGTCAATGGCAGAATCTCAGAGCGCTCGTTCAGACGCTATAAACTCATTAAAAGTTTCTTCCGGTCTGTGTTGAATCACTTCCACTTGCTGTTGATGCAAAGTCAGCAAGACGCCGCCCGCGCTCTTGCGCTTGGCGCACAAAGCCAAAAGGTCATCATCACAGGCAACCTCAAGTATGATGTGTTCCCACCAAGTGAACCGCCAGATTTGGCCTCCATCGCCAAACAGCTTCAACCTTCTGATCATGACATCATCATAGCCGGCAGCACGGTCACGGGCGAAGAACCTATCATCCTCGAAGCGTTCACTCAGCTCATCAGGAAACGAATATCCACCAACAGCCACCAGCATCCCAAAAAACTTCGGTTGATATTGGCGCCAAGACATCCTGAGCGATGGGCAGAGGTGGAGCACCTGCTGAAGGCATCCGGCCTGCACTACATCCGGCGCTCGGCGCTGCCCTGCCCGGAACTCTCGCCTGCCCATGTCATCCTACTCGATTCCATGGGGGAACTCGCCTTTCTCTATTCCCTAGCCCGGATTGCCTTCGTCGGCGGCTCTCTGGTCCCTGCCGGCGGACATAACATCTTAGAACCTGCCCTTTTCGGCAAACCCATTGTCGTTGGCCCCTACATGGCCAACTTCCAACAAATCACCGCGGCATTCCTGGAAGCCGGAGCGCTCATACAACTTCGTCACGATCCACAGCGCACCTTCGCTGAGCAACTGCTCGACACATTTGAATCATTGCTGGAGAATGAACCTCAATCCAAAGCCATGGGCCAGACAGCTAAGCAACTGATCGAGCAACATCGCGGCGCCACCGCCAAAACACTGGCACACATCAAAAGCCTTCTCGAGCAACGCGCCTCTGAGCCTACCCTGCCATCATGCTAA
- the lpxK gene encoding tetraacyldisaccharide 4'-kinase: protein MLNPFTHSLIERLPTPALKLLARLYSAAVQIRLSLYYARYIPSRRLNSFTISIGNLSVGGTGKTPLVELLARYLHEQGYVVSILTRGHGRRRARTRQVVSNGKTIASDVTLTGDEPLMLARHLPGVIVIADPDRYNAGLWAEATFATDVHILDDGFQYLRLQRDVNILLIDALDPLTTAQPLPLGRLREPLSEMARADIIIVTNADQHFDQTELEIQIRSLAGDKPLFYAYRDLVGLLAPQTGQTYKMQRLTGAPIAVICGIGNPHQFVSNLAHFAPSIVYQRHFPDHHWFTRKELQHMFAEATDRGAQFIITTEKDWLRIENLPLPCTPPLLVALSELRITEQARLFSLILQAMHAKTG, encoded by the coding sequence ATGCTAAATCCGTTCACACACTCTCTCATTGAAAGGCTACCGACGCCTGCGCTAAAACTCCTTGCGAGGTTGTATTCGGCAGCCGTTCAAATTCGGTTGTCCCTTTACTACGCGCGCTACATTCCGTCCCGCCGACTGAATAGCTTCACCATCAGCATCGGCAATCTGAGCGTCGGCGGTACAGGGAAAACTCCCCTCGTAGAACTTCTGGCCAGATACCTCCATGAGCAGGGCTATGTTGTGTCCATTCTAACCCGGGGACATGGGCGCCGACGCGCCCGTACCCGACAGGTTGTTTCCAATGGAAAGACAATTGCCAGCGACGTTACGTTAACCGGCGACGAACCGTTAATGCTGGCTCGACACCTACCGGGGGTCATTGTAATCGCCGACCCGGATCGCTACAACGCCGGCTTATGGGCTGAAGCAACCTTTGCAACCGATGTGCACATCCTCGACGATGGTTTTCAGTACCTCAGACTCCAACGCGACGTCAACATTTTGTTGATTGATGCGCTTGATCCACTAACAACCGCTCAGCCGCTACCACTTGGACGACTCAGAGAACCATTGTCCGAAATGGCCAGAGCTGACATCATCATCGTCACCAATGCAGACCAACACTTCGATCAAACAGAACTGGAGATTCAAATACGATCGCTCGCAGGCGACAAGCCTCTATTCTATGCCTATCGGGATTTGGTCGGTCTTCTAGCCCCTCAAACCGGGCAGACCTATAAGATGCAGCGATTAACTGGAGCCCCCATCGCTGTAATATGTGGCATCGGGAACCCACACCAGTTCGTCTCCAACCTCGCTCATTTTGCCCCCAGCATCGTCTACCAACGACATTTTCCAGACCATCACTGGTTCACACGAAAAGAGCTTCAGCACATGTTTGCTGAAGCGACTGATCGGGGCGCGCAATTCATCATCACAACAGAAAAAGATTGGCTCCGGATTGAAAACCTCCCACTGCCTTGCACGCCACCCCTGTTGGTCGCTCTGTCAGAATTGAGAATAACAGAACAAGCTCGATTGTTTAGCTTGATCCTTCAGGCGATGCACGCAAAAACCGGATGA
- a CDS encoding S41 family peptidase: protein MGIKLRIGVMIFSSIIALYAILGGLLPRYGVIAGNDPYSQMNIFHEVLSRIVEDYVDEPNLEKVRIGALRGLAEGLDPYSAYLTPEQVSQFQAADSDRQASCGMTISKVAGYVYVVAVVKKGPADHAGVKAGDVLEYINNQPTRDMSLYDALGLLKGPAGKEVELRVFRGGRSQTLKVKLAEFSPPEPTGKLLSPAIGYLQVASLQKGQSVAIKNQLRSLVDQGIKSLVLDLRGVADGKIEEAVAVANLFIGQGVLAKLVGKEAKEIKSFEAQPERRIFKGALVAIIDRTTAGAAEAIAAAILENKVGEVIGERTFGAGGEQELFRLRDGGGMLITTKKYASPSGRPFLGSTSATSGVTPSVEVKISSGPDLSAIEQIQEEGIHSPGAGVSAPSPDSGEDLLLKKAIELLRQPKS, encoded by the coding sequence ATGGGCATCAAGCTGAGAATCGGCGTTATGATTTTCTCGTCAATTATCGCGCTTTATGCGATACTGGGGGGGCTTCTTCCTCGCTACGGCGTGATTGCTGGAAATGATCCCTATTCCCAGATGAATATCTTTCACGAGGTTCTTTCACGCATTGTAGAAGATTATGTTGACGAGCCGAACCTTGAGAAGGTGCGGATTGGTGCGTTGCGTGGTTTGGCTGAGGGACTCGATCCGTACAGTGCTTATTTGACGCCGGAGCAGGTCAGCCAGTTTCAGGCGGCTGATTCTGATCGGCAAGCGAGCTGTGGTATGACGATCTCCAAGGTGGCGGGTTATGTGTACGTCGTAGCTGTTGTCAAAAAGGGGCCAGCAGATCACGCTGGCGTCAAGGCAGGGGATGTTCTTGAATACATAAATAACCAGCCGACTCGCGACATGAGTTTGTATGACGCATTGGGGCTGCTCAAGGGTCCAGCCGGTAAAGAGGTCGAATTGAGAGTGTTTCGTGGCGGGCGGTCTCAGACGCTAAAGGTGAAACTTGCTGAGTTCTCCCCGCCTGAGCCAACTGGCAAGCTGCTCTCGCCGGCAATAGGGTATTTACAAGTCGCCAGCTTGCAAAAGGGGCAGAGCGTTGCCATCAAGAACCAACTGCGGTCGTTGGTTGACCAGGGGATTAAAAGCCTCGTTCTTGATTTGCGAGGCGTTGCTGATGGGAAAATCGAAGAAGCTGTTGCCGTAGCGAATCTCTTTATCGGTCAAGGGGTGCTGGCCAAGCTTGTGGGCAAGGAGGCCAAAGAAATCAAGAGTTTTGAAGCTCAACCGGAGCGTCGTATTTTCAAAGGGGCTTTGGTGGCTATTATTGACCGAACAACGGCCGGGGCGGCTGAAGCGATTGCCGCTGCGATCTTGGAGAACAAGGTTGGTGAGGTTATTGGCGAGCGCACGTTCGGCGCCGGTGGCGAGCAGGAATTATTTCGGTTAAGGGATGGTGGCGGGATGTTGATCACGACGAAGAAGTATGCGAGTCCGTCAGGGCGGCCGTTTTTAGGCTCTACATCAGCCACTAGCGGCGTCACTCCGAGCGTTGAGGTTAAGATTTCGTCTGGCCCTGACCTGAGTGCGATCGAGCAAATCCAGGAAGAAGGGATTCATTCGCCGGGTGCTGGAGTCTCTGCGCCTTCTCCCGATTCTGGTGAAGACCTACTCTTGAAAAAGGCAATTGAACTGCTGCGACAGCCGAAGTCGTGA